A genomic region of Bosea sp. 124 contains the following coding sequences:
- a CDS encoding MOSC domain-containing protein, which yields MPLDPASPLARLLDAPMRPGRVVWIGLRPARREPMQSKEMATLDPAKGLIGDHYSSRTGGARHVTLIQAEHLVAIAAHLGLETVAPGQLRRNIVVSGLNLLALKGRYLHLGDALLEVTGECHPCSRMEEILGSGGYNAVRGHGGITARVVAGGVVRIEDEVARAERA from the coding sequence CTCGATGCACCGATGCGACCGGGGCGCGTGGTCTGGATCGGCTTGCGCCCGGCGCGCCGGGAGCCGATGCAGTCGAAGGAGATGGCAACGCTCGATCCCGCCAAGGGGCTGATCGGCGACCATTACAGCAGCCGCACCGGCGGCGCCCGGCATGTCACCCTGATTCAGGCCGAGCATCTCGTCGCTATCGCCGCCCATCTCGGGCTCGAGACCGTCGCGCCCGGGCAGCTTCGCCGGAACATCGTCGTCTCGGGGCTCAATCTGCTGGCGCTCAAGGGGCGGTACCTCCACCTCGGCGACGCGCTGCTGGAGGTGACAGGAGAGTGCCATCCCTGCTCGCGGATGGAAGAAATCCTTGGCAGCGGCGGCTACAACGCCGTGCGCGGCCATGGCGGGATCACGGCGCGGGTGGTCGCGGGCGGGGTGGTGCGGATCGAGGACGAGGTGGCGCGGGCGGAGCGCGCGTGA